One Streptomyces sp. B21-105 genomic region harbors:
- the nadC gene encoding carboxylating nicotinate-nucleotide diphosphorylase, which yields MSTPDLPLAPSGGCGDGCACGAAAGAEFTDEGYAEYEECGLDPALAQLLVDAGLDPVEVEDIANVAIQEDLAHGVDVTTVATIPEEAVATADFTAREAGVVAGLRIAEAVVSVVCTDEFEVERHVVDGDRVEAGQKLLSVTTRTRDLLTAERSALNLLCRLSGIATATRAWADALEGTGARVRDTRKTTPGLRSLEKFAVRCGGGVNHRMSLSDAALVKDNHVVAAGGVAQAFEAVRETFPDVPIEVEVDTLHQLREVVDAGADLILLDNFTPAECAEAVALVGKGALLEASGRLTLDNAKAYADTGVDFLAVGALTHSSPILDIGLDLRAAE from the coding sequence GTGAGCACCCCCGACCTTCCCCTCGCCCCGAGCGGCGGCTGCGGCGACGGCTGTGCCTGCGGCGCCGCCGCAGGCGCCGAATTCACCGACGAGGGATACGCCGAATACGAGGAGTGCGGGCTCGACCCCGCGCTCGCCCAGCTGCTGGTCGACGCCGGACTCGACCCCGTCGAGGTGGAGGACATCGCCAACGTCGCCATCCAGGAGGACCTGGCGCACGGCGTCGACGTGACGACGGTCGCGACCATCCCCGAGGAGGCGGTCGCCACCGCCGACTTCACCGCGCGCGAGGCGGGCGTGGTCGCGGGGCTGCGGATCGCCGAGGCGGTCGTCTCGGTCGTCTGCACGGACGAGTTCGAGGTCGAGCGGCACGTGGTGGACGGCGACCGGGTGGAGGCCGGGCAGAAGCTGCTGTCGGTCACCACGCGCACGCGTGACCTCCTCACCGCCGAGCGCAGCGCGCTGAACCTGCTGTGCCGTCTGTCGGGCATCGCCACCGCCACGCGTGCGTGGGCGGACGCCCTGGAGGGCACCGGGGCACGCGTGCGCGACACCCGTAAGACGACGCCGGGCCTGCGCTCGCTGGAGAAGTTCGCCGTCCGCTGCGGCGGGGGCGTCAACCACCGCATGTCGCTGTCCGACGCGGCGCTGGTCAAGGACAACCACGTGGTCGCCGCGGGCGGTGTCGCCCAGGCCTTCGAAGCGGTGCGGGAGACCTTCCCGGACGTGCCGATCGAGGTCGAGGTCGACACCCTGCACCAGCTGCGCGAGGTCGTCGACGCGGGCGCCGACCTGATCCTGCTGGACAACTTCACGCCCGCCGAGTGCGCGGAGGCCGTAGCCCTCGTGGGCAAGGGCGCGCTGCTGGAGGCGTCGGGCCGGCTCACCCTGGACAACGCCAAGGCCTACGCCGACACGGGCGTCGACTTCCTCGCCGTGGGCGCGCTGACGCACTCCTCGCCGATCCTGGACATCGGTCTGGATCTGCGGGCGGCGGAGTAG